The Onthophagus taurus isolate NC chromosome 6, IU_Otau_3.0, whole genome shotgun sequence region gaagtaGCCGCAGGTGAAGAAGCAGCACTGTAATATATACCAATacgattattatttcttattaatttttttagtgtgTTCAGTTGGTTCGACCATCGACTGCGTCCGAATATCGTTAGTTCTTACCTTAAAAACCCAACTCCCCGATTTCCTTTaggttttcttttattaattttatttttctgtgCTGTACggtttaatttagtttattaagtttatttatttttgagcttatttttcttttcacgCTGTTTCCATGTGTAATATCTACACCAAAAGTtagtttcttttaattttcgagtTTCGTTCgttaaagaatattttcaatGCAATGTGTATCTTAATTTGACTTATTGTTTTGTTATGTAGGTCATTAcgcaaaataaatacatttttgggtaaatttagaattttcaTTCCCATTGTTTGGTAGCAACATTATAGAAATAACATTGATTTTCAATggaacattaattttatttaaatatatgtgATTAATTCCTTATATTTTACacatacagtaaaacctcgatatacaGAATGTTTCATGAGGAATGAAtgaacttttatcaaagtgaACCTATTTTTCTTACATACAGTTaaacggtgtaataaaaactatagcatttcatttaaaataatgaagttatgatctacttccggtagaccggaagtggcggccatcttgaaaatattttaaatcgaatgttccgaatgaacaaccccaAGGTCTGGAATATTGgttataaggttatccaactcaaACAAATTGACGTTAACGGAGTGAGGTAGGAAACGTGACGTCATTGGAGAAAAAGTATagtataatatacaggtgcccattatgtatggaatatagtatacagTGTCCGCCAAAAAGTCAGCAACACCCGTTTTATTTCCGGTCCCCCGGAAGTAGACctcaacttcgttattttagtagttagttctagttttagtgcaataaaaatatacaacatagtgatatctaacaatatcatgtttggactcattttaatgtttttttttttaataaagactACATCATAGAAGAACACGAATAAATGGACAActatgaagttgtccatttgtctattatatgataactaacttcagatttaaaatgtcaacctcaattttgacatatttgtaatcctcattaaaaatcctttaaatgagtacaaacacgacatatttatcttcaatattaacgaagttatggtcaacttccagttagaaatgtcaatgtcaattttgacatatttgtaatcgttgtgaaaaatcctttaaaatgagcccaaacatgataagtttaattccaatattagtcaagatataagcaacttgcggtttgaaatgtcaatgtcattttgacaaattcttaatttttataaaatgtcttaaaatttatcacataaacaaaaattaaaaattaaggttggtattaatatttaataagtaAATTGCTATcatcattgttgctaacttcgggtttaacgtttttttattcaaacttttttttgttttttgagataagtgcgtcatctttggattcattttaaaggttttttaatgaagatgacaaatatgtcaaaattaaaagttgaaagttggaactttttggttttttgagataaatgcgtcaagtttaaactcattttaagggttattttatgaaaattacgaatataataataaaattaaagttgtacAACTGAAAGTGTTTttcacggctaaacccgactattttttttattttatttatttgtaaatatacaacatagtgatatcttatacctactaactagcgctactttccactgccactagaactaacactagaccgagacttagaaacattcggatttagtcccacgtctctcaagacggctaaagccgaatgattctctttatagttttagtgatagtgtaaaattagaactaaccctagaactagaaatattcgggtttagccgtgcgtcttcagactttTCTAAGTTCGTCTAACGAGGGGACCTTACGGGTTCGTCATCACCGattttgttcatatttataGGGATTGAAGATCAGTACTCGGACATCATTTTCCTGAAGCAGTTCGATCCCATGCTGGAAAATATCCgagaaaatcgatttcaaaattttcaaaatatttcgcAACAATAGAAATGCGGTAAATTGTATCTTCGTTCATAATGCCGATTAGCCGAGCGGCGTGGGTGGGGCTTTGGATGCCTAAGGTCGCAGGTTCAATCCTTGCTCttcgctttattttttttattttttcattattgatgataatcattatttttaatgattattaacaaatattaaataaattcaaaaataatattaaaaacaatagcATAATATCATCTGTTTATTGTCAAACCAAATAAATAATCCAGATCACGCATACAGATGGCGTAGTGatgacaaaataatttatttattgttaagagtattatataatatgaaatatattaaCAATACGAATAATATACGAACAATACGataataacaatatatattacattacattacatagattaCATATGGGATAAGCGGACTAACCAACCTCGCGGAGCAAGGTATAGATACCTATAGTCGAGCCGTCGAATTTGTGCAGTGGTAAATCACCGTGACAGATACTTACAAAAAAAGGGGTAGTCGGTTCCTTCGTTATGTAACCGCCTACTCCCACCAGGGTTTATAAGGCGCAGCTACACTATACGAGAATAAACCTTTCTTTACAGTCAGATAAGAAGTTATGAATACCGTTCACAGTGCGTCGGcggcttttattatttttttgtctcCAGTAACGCGCTCAGTGCGCTACCCCCAGAAGGGGTGTGGTCACTTACTTTGACGAATCCGGACAGGGCGACCGACGATGTGAGAAATTTACCTACTTGTCACGGTGATTTATCACTGCACAAATTCGACGGCTCGACTATAAGTATCTATTGcaccccgatagatattgtTATCAAATTTTACCGTGCAGtcgctcttaacgaacattaataccttgctcgatAAAAGGTCATTCAAATCCTTTGGGGAGATAAACTGccacccaaaaatcgagaatctgatacggttaacagCAGGGCATGGGCAGTTCATgtaatattgattaaaaatagtaatctgttgttattataatttattgttatatctatatacagggtgcccggTATCTttcgcatcagagcattatacggttgtaggatacattttctgaagcgatctttctaataaatttttttcgaaatgtttataataaccgcacgggaactgtttaaagtcaTCCGCTATTGTCCAATAGCGGACGACTTTGATtcaccgaaaaagtttatttctcttcccgtgtcgaatctattggtAAGTACACGTGAGAAACGTGTTTTGATCGGCACGGCGGTTCGTATATTATTCGTATTGttaatatatttcatattatataatactcctaacaataaataaattattttgtcatCACTATGCCATCCGTATGCGTAATCTGGATTATTTGGTTTGACAATGAACAGATGACATTGtgctattatttttaatattatttttgaatttatttaatatttgttaataatcattaaaaataatgattatcatcaataatgaaaaaataaaaaaaaataaagcaacaGTAAGGATTGAATCTGCGACCTTGGGCATCCAAAGCCCCACCCACGCCGCTCGGCTAATCGGCATTATGAACGAAGATTCAATTTACCGCATTTCTATTGTTgcgaaatattttgaaaattttgaaatcgattttctcGGATATTTTCCAGCATGGGATCGAACTGCTTCAGGAAAATGATGTCCGAGTACTGATCTTCAATCCCtataaatatgaacaaaatCGGTGATGACGAACCCGTAAGGTCCCCTTGTAAATCTAAAACTTtctgtttctaggtctagtgttagttctagttttaattgttatgtaaccctaaattcttgtacattttaattgatctaaaaatatttttttatttgatttaatccacttaccttgcttataatttcatccatttacccgttttgaattaaatacaacctttaaatccaattaattattatccaATTAATattatgtgtttttcattaaaaaaacttaaattcaacgccaattttgacaagcacctgcaatatttgtatcttaatcaccatggtaaccgagtcaagttggataacctaacaataataaaattataaccgttaatatttcgctttatattttaatttttattttatctttttttatgtttttatatttttgtgtattgcgtcttaagtgaaatacactgtataaataaaaacatagaaatatcaattcttccaatgacgCCACAGCAAAGCCTTTGCGGGGGGATACGTTCATAAAGTTCATAACAGCGTTCGTAtggagttggataaccttatgTATGTTTACTCAAAGGACCTtggaacaacccatgctaccaaaatttcaaaactgtacgaatagtggaacctaaaaacCAAGCAGTTTAAGCTTTTAACGTACCCGTTACGTGAGACAGCCTGTATATGGGACTAGCTTCGGGCTAAATGCCCATTTTCAGCCTAATTTATATGCATGATCACTGATCACTACTTACTTACTGTCAAAAAGGAACTAATGGTAAAACTATCTTAGTTAAAAATACTATAATAACAACATTTATAGCATTTTTAACTAAGATAGTTTTACCATTAGTTCCTTTTTGACAGTAAGTAAGCAGTGATCATGTTAACTGGGTTTTTGTATAATGTTTTCCATGTTGTGTATATAGATTTGGCTGAAGATGGACATTTAGCCCGAAATTAGTcctatatatattaataaatagcaaggaagaaatttttgttgttttattaatacttaattaaattaacttgCAGTATgaatacaaatattaattaccgaatgtttctaattctagtgttagctctagttttagttattattataagttgcatccattaaaattattcattataaCAGTGTAAAGTGTAAAATAAAAAcggaattttaattataacaaacaAATCCTCATATTAAtctgttatatcgagattttactgttttaataaattcaagccattatttgaaatatacattttctagctttgtaataaaaccagagtgattaaataacaattgtgattaaatataaaaatatatatcattAAGCATTTCTAACAAGAAGTCATATTATTAAGTCAATTCATTATTCAACATTGTGCTCATTTATTTTCTCTTCTTTAACTCTTCAAATCGACGAGTTAAATCGTCGAAATCGATGTCGTCGTTGTTGGTAGGCGAAGTTAAATGGTCATCTGTTGGTACTGAAGGCAACTCGGGTAGATCCGGATAATTATTTCCTTCTGGCATTTTCGTCCGCGGGGCTGGTTTAGGTTGTTCTTTATTCTAAACTCACagaaataagaaaacattATGAAATAAGCGATAAATACACACCTTGTTAAAGTTGTCTGGTGGTAATGATGAATAAGGTGGTGGTAAAGACtcctttaattaaaaaaaaaaaattgtgcaccacaaaaaacaccaaataaaaaGATAAGGAATGATTTTTAAGTGAGATAAAATGATTCATAGATTAAAAATAGgtgcattaaaaagtttttacccCAAAATCGGTGTTTGATTCTTTTGATTCAGCTCCTGGTGGAATGTTATAAGAAAAAGGGGCCCCGTAAGGTGGGTTATTACTTGAAGAAGGAGCCGATGGGTTTAATGGACCAACAAAACCTCCTTGATCGGGAATATTTCCCCCCATAggctaaataaaaaattatttataacaaaataataaataactacAATTTTACTTACAGGATAATTAAATGGACCTTGTAAAGGTAAAGGTGGGGGTTGTGGGTATCCAATAAATCCTGGTGGATACACGTTACCTCCacccaaattatttttatcactTAAATCTATTAACATTCCATCCCGATTTCCTTCTCCTAAGATTTGTGGATCAGGGTCATAAGGAATATCATAAGTTTTagcaatttcaattaaatatttttcaacaagaAGTTTTGGAGGGCTCTGAATTgacattttatgttttaatttaggGCTTATTCTTGTCTCAGATTCGTTTCTACACGCTTCGGCGAATTGCAAACCATATTTTCCTGCTAATAAATCAgcaatcacttttaattcagGACAATCGGATTGTAAACGAGGGGCAACCCACATTATACTAGCGATAGCTTCAGCTATACCCTCATCTAAGTCTTTCATTTGGGTGATTAAACCAAATCGTGCCAATAATAAATCACAGTACATTTCAACAACTTCCATAGCTTCAACTAAGTAATCCTCTCTAAAAACAAGTTAAttttagaattattaaaaagttaatttataattactgACCTAACAATATGTTCAACACGAATTTTAGCACGTTCATATTTTCCAGCTTGGATAAAATCGGCGATTTCTCGCCGAGATTTTTGAGTCAACTCACTTTTTTTCTTC contains the following coding sequences:
- the LOC111424338 gene encoding IST1 homolog isoform X2; the encoded protein is MFSSGPNYTKLKTHLRLAINRLKLLEKKKSELTQKSRREIADFIQAGKYERAKIRVEHIVREDYLVEAMEVVEMYCDLLLARFGLITQMKDLDEGIAEAIASIMWVAPRLQSDCPELKVIADLLAGKYGLQFAEACRNESETRISPKLKHKMSIQSPPKLLVEKYLIEIAKTYDIPYDPDPQILGEGNRDGMLIDLSDKNNLGGGNVYPPGFIGYPQPPPLPLQGPFNYPPMGGNIPDQGGFVGPLNPSAPSSSNNPPYGAPFSYNIPPGAESKESNTDFGNKEQPKPAPRTKMPEGNNYPDLPELPSVPTDDHLTSPTNNDDIDFDDLTRRFEELKKRK
- the LOC111424338 gene encoding IST1 homolog isoform X1, with amino-acid sequence MFSSGPNYTKLKTHLRLAINRLKLLEKKKSELTQKSRREIADFIQAGKYERAKIRVEHIVREDYLVEAMEVVEMYCDLLLARFGLITQMKDLDEGIAEAIASIMWVAPRLQSDCPELKVIADLLAGKYGLQFAEACRNESETRISPKLKHKMSIQSPPKLLVEKYLIEIAKTYDIPYDPDPQILGEGNRDGMLIDLSDKNNLGGGNVYPPGFIGYPQPPPLPLQGPFNYPPMGGNIPDQGGFVGPLNPSAPSSSNNPPYGAPFSYNIPPGAESKESNTDFGESLPPPYSSLPPDNFNKNKEQPKPAPRTKMPEGNNYPDLPELPSVPTDDHLTSPTNNDDIDFDDLTRRFEELKKRK